A region of the Leopardus geoffroyi isolate Oge1 chromosome C2, O.geoffroyi_Oge1_pat1.0, whole genome shotgun sequence genome:
AAGGCAGAGCACAGGGACGGCTCATCGGGGTCCACGCCGACCACCCCATTTCCTTTCGGTCAGTCTCACGGCTTTTGTTGGTTTGCGTGACAGCCTCAGATCTTCGGCGATCACCCCTACTTTGTGCTTGGAATGTGTTCTCCCCCTTTGGAGGATGACTCGGAAAGACTCCGTCGCTGGAGGGTTCCATTCTGAGCCTGGTCACCCTCAGTCAACGAGGGAGCGGCTCCACGCAGCCTTCGGGGTCTGAGGACGGACAGATGGAAGGGGCGGAGGTCGGGGGTCTTGGCGGAGTCGCTACTTAGAACCCGAGGCGAGTGTGGTTTCCGCGTCTTGCAGCAGAGCGACTGGGGGTCCCTGCCTTCCCGCCACGTAAGTTTCAGGGAGGAAAAACCTTGActccccactttggctcaggaaTGTCTGGTTGTCGAGCCACCTCCCAGGGCGGGGATGCGCAAGCTGTGGGGGGCTGTGTTTCCCACCGAGGACTTGCCGAAGGCAGGAGGGCCCCCCCAGAGAAGCACCGATGCGCGGGTACGTCCGCGTCCAGGGGCCCCGGGCTCCTTCGAGCCCCCGACGCCACCCATGACTCTGGGGGATGGGAGGGCTGGCCGAGGACGTGGCAAACAGGAAACGCCCAGGGGacgagggtggagggagaggaggtgtcGACACTGCTCGCCTTGGCGTCTAACCCACGGctgctctctgtcccctccccccgtGCCAGCAGCACCGAGCACGCGACCGCACCGCCGCCAGCGGCCCCAGCGACCTCCCGGCACGGTGCGGTGGGGCAGCTGGTGTTGTGAATCAGGCCGTGGCCACTCAGAGAACGGCTACTTCACAACACCAGGGTCACACCCCACCACAGGCACCGGCCGCCAGGACCCCGCGGCGGCTCATCCCGGGGCTGGCCCAGGGCCTCGGGAGGCCCAGCTTGCACGCGGCTGCGGCCCTTCCTGTGCGCAGCGTGGACTCCGCCTCAAACAGGTGCCCGGGGCTGTTTGCCCCCCAGCACGAGTGTCCCCCTCCACTGGTAAGGAAGCGGCCGCCCTCACGGCACTAGCGTCCCCAGAGGAGACCGTGCTGCGGGCTTCCCACTGGGAGACGGCATTCTGGCCCCTCGGGGGGCTCGAGCGCCCCTCAACTGAGCGCTTCCTGCTGGGTGCCGGGAACACACGGGGTGAACGCGGGTCTCGGCTTTGATACGTGGGGGTGGTGGCTTTGAAAAGGGcaaggtggaggggaggggaccccTACTTACAGGCGGTGGCCCCGGGGGAGACTCCTGGGGAGACAGAGGCCTCTTGCAGCCGCACGGATGGGGAGCACATCTGTGTTGTAGATGGCCCCAGGGCCCCGGAGTGCAAATGCCTTGGTCTGAGTGCAAGAGTGCCGCGGCTCTCCATCGGGCGTGTGTCCCCAGCTTGGCTGGATGACAGCCAAGCACAAGAGGACCCTTCCTGGAGCGTAGACTTGTCTGACACTCCCATGCTGGTAATGTGACCTGTCACCTGCACTGGCAGGTGGGCTCTCTTTCCACAGGACCTCACAGGTGGGGCCCTGGCAGAGCTGGAAACCAGTGGAGGTCTCCAGAGTCCATGGGTTTTTATGCCTAACGTAAACCTTACATGTGACGCCACCGTATTTCGGCACCAAGGGGCAAGTTCAGAGATGGAGTGGCTGGGTTGGCCGGTGTCCTTTCCGAAgtgctaagtgaaggaagaagTCTATCTCTCTGGCTTTCTGTGGGACAGGGAGAGTGTCCACAGCCACTCCGCTCAACCCAGGCTCTATGTGACCTCAGTGCTGTGCCGCTGTCCCCTGGGAAGCAGAGGGCCGGACGGAAACCAGCCCGGTGGGAGGACGACACAGGACAAGGTTACGTAGAGCCCGGGTCAGGCAGAACAGCCCTGGGACTCTGGCG
Encoded here:
- the LOC123575878 gene encoding uncharacterized protein LOC123575878 isoform X1 — protein: MRKLWGAVFPTEDLPKAGGPPQRSTDARHRARDRTAASGPSDLPARCGGAAGVVNQAVATQRTATSQHQGHTPPQAPAARTPRRLIPGLAQGLGRPSLHAAAALPVRSVDSASNRCPGLFAPQHECPPPLSQPECPLQDACLRHVNPSTLPETPSRVGLTLTTEPGFLWASAAAWRPGARTQQAEFCLFRTLLSTRPSCIHSWDSPLRVRLPLLLEGGDIRLHSPLHLQRSRRSSME
- the LOC123575878 gene encoding uncharacterized protein LOC123575878 isoform X2; the encoded protein is MRKLWGAVFPTEDLPKAGGPPQRSTDARHRARDRTAASGPSDLPARCGGAAGVVNQAVATQRTATSQHQGHTPPQAPAARTPRRLIPGLAQGLGRPSLHAAAALPVRSVDSASNRCPGLFAPQHECPPPLSQPECPLQDACLRHVNPSTLPETPSRVGLTLTNAPLNAAIVHPFLGLSAEGASSPAP